One window of the Rubinisphaera margarita genome contains the following:
- a CDS encoding DUF447 domain-containing protein: MPYVLEGLVTTLNEDASVNLAPMGPIPTLDAEGQIQELIFRPFPESRTYRNLIAHPEGVFHVTDRVLPLAQAISRSFASTSVDWLPTKTIHGRLFPDACQAYEFRIRNRDETGQRMVLTAEVVQSHNLRPFLGFNRGAHAVIEAAILASRLHILERNVILHELDRLKVLIEKTADAEGRAAFDLLVHFIHAETQQTGNHADSARDD; this comes from the coding sequence GTGCCCTACGTCCTCGAAGGTCTCGTCACCACGCTGAACGAAGACGCCAGCGTCAATCTGGCACCGATGGGCCCCATCCCTACGCTCGATGCCGAGGGCCAGATTCAGGAATTGATTTTCCGCCCCTTCCCCGAGTCCCGCACCTACCGGAATTTGATCGCACACCCCGAAGGGGTCTTTCACGTCACCGACCGAGTCCTGCCCCTCGCCCAGGCGATCAGCCGCAGCTTCGCCTCTACTTCGGTGGACTGGTTACCCACAAAGACAATTCACGGCCGACTCTTCCCCGACGCCTGCCAGGCGTATGAATTCCGCATTCGAAACCGCGACGAGACGGGACAGCGGATGGTCCTGACCGCCGAAGTCGTTCAATCTCACAACCTGCGACCGTTCCTCGGCTTTAACCGCGGAGCCCATGCCGTAATTGAAGCGGCGATTCTGGCTTCGCGATTGCACATTCTGGAACGGAACGTCATTCTTCACGAACTCGACAGACTCAAAGTTCTCATTGAGAAAACTGCGGATGCCGAAGGTCGAGCGGCTTTCGACCTGCTGGTTCATTTCATTCACGCCGAAACGCAGCAAACAGGAAACCATGCAGATTCGGCCAGGGATGATTAG
- a CDS encoding 3-keto-disaccharide hydrolase, whose amino-acid sequence MQVNSAPRLSLLLTAVVAVLAVTASPILAEEKLNTPPKGFKALFNGKDLTNWQGLVGNPKTRAEMSDEELAEAQKKADEEMRAHWEPKDGILVFDGKGKNLCTKKKYGNFELYVDWKIEPKGDSGIYLRGTPQVQIWDPTVEVERNSVGSGGLFNNKIHPSTPSKCADNPIGEWNTFWIKMVDDKVSVKLNGELVVDNVVLENYWERDKPIYPKEAIELQNHGNTLYFRNIYVKELP is encoded by the coding sequence ATGCAAGTGAACTCCGCACCACGCCTGTCCCTCCTCCTCACCGCAGTTGTCGCCGTGCTCGCCGTGACTGCCTCACCGATTCTCGCCGAAGAGAAACTCAACACGCCTCCCAAGGGCTTTAAAGCTCTGTTCAACGGGAAAGACCTGACCAACTGGCAGGGGCTGGTTGGGAACCCGAAGACCCGAGCCGAGATGTCGGACGAAGAGCTCGCCGAAGCTCAGAAGAAAGCCGACGAAGAAATGCGGGCCCACTGGGAACCCAAAGATGGCATTCTCGTCTTCGACGGCAAAGGCAAGAACCTGTGCACGAAGAAGAAGTACGGCAACTTCGAACTGTACGTTGACTGGAAAATCGAGCCGAAGGGCGACAGCGGGATCTACCTGCGTGGAACGCCGCAGGTGCAGATCTGGGATCCGACGGTCGAAGTCGAACGGAACAGCGTCGGCTCCGGCGGTTTGTTCAACAACAAGATTCACCCGAGTACGCCCAGCAAGTGTGCCGACAACCCGATCGGCGAGTGGAACACGTTTTGGATCAAGATGGTGGACGACAAGGTCAGCGTGAAGCTGAACGGCGAACTGGTCGTCGATAACGTCGTGCTGGAAAACTACTGGGAACGCGACAAGCCGATCTACCCGAAAGAAGCAATCGAACTCCAGAACCACGGCAACACGCTCTACTTCCGGAACATCTACGTGAAAGAGCTTCCGTAA
- the obgE gene encoding GTPase ObgE, which yields MFIDEITLICHAGDGGRGCMSFRREAHVPRGGPDGGDGGDGGDVVLVVNEHLNSLGHLAGHMHWNAKRGSHGEGALCRGKNGADAIIEVPPGTIVKDAERGHVLRDLASPGDRVIVAKGGRGGRGNKRFATPINRAPKEFEVGEEGEDRTITLELKMIADVGLVGKPNAGKSTLLSRVSRATPEIADYPFTTKTPNLGVVQVGWDQDFVVADIPGLIEGAHAGIGLGHEFLRHIERTRLLVHLVEPAPMDQTDPVENYHQIREELRLYDLKLDERPEIIVITKAELPDSEAAAELLRETVNEPVLVISAVTGQGLDELKRTIVRKLAEIRESESQPTSSE from the coding sequence ATGTTTATTGACGAAATTACGCTGATCTGTCATGCCGGTGACGGTGGTCGAGGCTGCATGAGCTTCCGACGTGAAGCTCACGTTCCCCGAGGCGGCCCCGACGGGGGCGATGGCGGCGACGGGGGCGATGTCGTTCTCGTCGTGAACGAGCACCTCAACAGCCTGGGACACCTGGCTGGTCATATGCACTGGAACGCGAAGCGGGGCTCTCACGGTGAAGGGGCGCTCTGTCGCGGCAAGAACGGTGCGGACGCCATTATCGAAGTGCCGCCCGGAACCATTGTCAAAGACGCGGAACGGGGACACGTGCTTCGCGATCTGGCTTCGCCGGGCGACCGTGTCATCGTGGCCAAAGGCGGACGCGGAGGACGCGGCAACAAACGCTTTGCCACTCCGATTAACCGCGCTCCGAAAGAGTTCGAAGTCGGTGAAGAGGGCGAAGATCGAACGATCACGCTCGAACTGAAAATGATTGCCGATGTCGGTCTGGTCGGAAAGCCGAATGCCGGCAAGTCGACACTGCTGAGTCGCGTTTCGCGGGCCACGCCGGAGATCGCCGATTATCCCTTCACGACCAAGACCCCGAATCTCGGTGTTGTCCAGGTCGGCTGGGATCAGGATTTCGTCGTCGCAGATATCCCGGGGCTGATCGAAGGGGCTCACGCCGGGATCGGGCTGGGCCATGAATTTCTGCGTCATATCGAACGGACCAGACTGCTCGTGCATCTGGTGGAACCCGCGCCGATGGATCAGACCGATCCAGTCGAGAACTATCATCAGATCCGCGAAGAACTTCGTCTGTACGATCTGAAACTCGATGAGCGGCCGGAAATCATTGTCATCACCAAAGCCGAACTGCCCGACTCCGAGGCCGCCGCGGAACTGCTCCGCGAGACCGTTAACGAGCCGGTCCTGGTCATCTCAGCAGTAACGGGTCAGGGACTCGACGAACTGAAGCGGACGATCGTCCGCAAGCTTGCAGAAATCCGCGAGTCGGAATCTCAACCGACCTCGTCGGAGTAG
- a CDS encoding sugar phosphate isomerase/epimerase family protein, with amino-acid sequence MHRLSLSQMTTKKWSFEDDLEAVQKLGLRHIGLWRWKYEEMSEQAAASLLEKYQLRPSSISWVGGFTGTNGYLLEDSLAEAEEVIRFASWIGSRNVIVCTGEQGRHIHSHALRLAVESLKYLGDYAAEYGIELAVMPMSASASYGWTFLTSLRKCRELIEECDHPYVGVCLHSYYALQERHWKSEIRSLLPTVKLVRLCDGQSSAKPRRQCLPYSGKMNLTGWLDFLESNGYRDIYEIDTWCDEVWQSDHIEPFQRSLEALNAHFPSFRDEG; translated from the coding sequence ATGCATCGACTTTCGCTCAGTCAGATGACGACCAAGAAGTGGAGTTTCGAAGACGACCTGGAAGCGGTCCAGAAACTCGGACTCCGGCACATTGGCCTCTGGCGATGGAAATACGAAGAAATGTCCGAGCAGGCCGCCGCGAGCCTGCTCGAAAAATATCAGCTGCGACCTTCCAGTATTTCCTGGGTGGGCGGCTTCACAGGAACCAACGGCTATCTGCTCGAAGATTCTCTGGCTGAAGCCGAGGAAGTGATCCGCTTTGCAAGCTGGATCGGTTCGCGCAATGTGATTGTCTGCACCGGCGAGCAGGGGCGACACATTCATTCGCACGCTCTCCGCCTCGCAGTTGAATCGCTCAAGTACCTGGGCGATTACGCAGCGGAGTACGGCATTGAGCTGGCCGTGATGCCGATGTCGGCTTCCGCCTCTTACGGGTGGACTTTCCTGACCTCGCTGCGAAAATGCAGAGAGCTGATCGAGGAATGCGACCATCCCTATGTCGGCGTTTGTCTGCACAGTTATTACGCGTTGCAGGAGCGTCACTGGAAGAGCGAGATCCGAAGCCTGCTGCCCACCGTGAAGCTGGTTCGGCTCTGCGATGGTCAGTCGTCGGCGAAACCGCGTCGGCAGTGCCTGCCTTATTCCGGAAAGATGAACCTGACGGGCTGGCTGGATTTCCTCGAATCGAATGGATACCGTGATATTTACGAGATCGACACGTGGTGCGATGAAGTGTGGCAAAGTGATCACATTGAACCGTTCCAGCGATCTCTTGAAGCCCTCAACGCTCACTTTCCTTCCTTCCGCGACGAAGGGTAG